The following are from one region of the bacterium genome:
- a CDS encoding ABC transporter ATP-binding protein, translated as MIEITGLTRRFGPLTAVDGLTLTVADGEIFALLGPNGAGKTTTIRLLTGLLKPDSGGIILDGIDSNVDPIRARTRIGYVPDIPYIYENLTGREFLEFVGRIYGVSEAALERGLSELGEVFGLAPLLDRLGKSYSHGFRQRLVIAAALIHEPGIIVMDEPMVGLDPASARLVKNILIRERARGKTVLVSTHTLSLAEEIADRIGVMRRGKLVALGSPEAIRGEASLEEAFLSKTGGGDVGG; from the coding sequence ATGATCGAAATCACCGGCCTCACACGTCGTTTCGGCCCTCTGACCGCGGTGGACGGCCTCACCCTGACCGTCGCCGACGGGGAAATCTTCGCGCTTCTGGGCCCCAACGGCGCGGGAAAGACCACCACCATCCGCCTGCTCACGGGTCTTTTGAAACCGGACAGCGGCGGCATTATTCTCGACGGCATCGACTCGAACGTAGACCCGATCCGCGCCCGGACCCGAATCGGGTACGTTCCCGATATCCCCTACATCTACGAAAATCTGACCGGCCGCGAATTTCTGGAATTCGTCGGCCGCATCTACGGGGTCTCCGAAGCGGCGCTCGAGCGCGGATTATCGGAATTGGGGGAGGTCTTCGGGCTGGCCCCCCTCCTCGACCGCTTGGGGAAAAGTTATTCGCACGGGTTCCGCCAGCGGCTGGTGATCGCCGCCGCCTTGATTCACGAACCCGGGATCATCGTCATGGACGAACCGATGGTCGGACTCGACCCGGCTTCCGCCCGGCTGGTCAAGAACATCCTCATCCGGGAACGGGCCCGGGGGAAAACCGTTCTCGTCTCCACCCACACCCTCTCCCTGGCCGAAGAGATCGCCGACCGCATCGGGGTCATGCGGCGAGGGAAGCTGGTGGCCCTGGGCAGTCCCGAAGCGATCAGAGGCGAAGCTTCCCTGGAAGAAGCGTTCCTCTCCAAAACCGGCGGCGGCGATGTCGGCGGTTGA
- the pilO gene encoding type 4a pilus biogenesis protein PilO — MNYSQKALLSIVALFIVLLGFVAIVYLPRSRELEALEARSRELDAEIDGLRRRQVALPDIARQIAEVREELGRLEEQYPRAIETVYQAITVVSRRNDFTILNNRTVGRPEKKTDGKDASGEGTKSLLQEWDIKIEARSGYASLGDFLHDVTHLPVLIVISGLTATASPEGEEPGQLDVSLDLTTYLSRNGE, encoded by the coding sequence GTGAATTATTCGCAGAAAGCGCTGCTGAGCATCGTCGCCCTCTTCATCGTCCTGCTCGGCTTCGTGGCGATCGTCTATCTGCCCCGTTCCCGCGAGCTGGAAGCTCTGGAAGCGCGCAGCCGGGAGTTGGACGCGGAAATCGACGGGCTGCGCCGCCGGCAGGTGGCGCTCCCCGATATCGCCCGGCAGATCGCCGAAGTCCGGGAAGAGCTGGGACGCCTCGAGGAACAATACCCCCGGGCGATCGAGACCGTTTACCAGGCCATTACCGTGGTTTCCCGGCGCAACGATTTCACCATCCTCAACAACCGCACGGTCGGTCGGCCGGAAAAGAAGACGGACGGCAAGGATGCGTCCGGGGAGGGAACAAAATCGTTGCTGCAGGAATGGGACATCAAGATCGAGGCCCGGTCGGGCTACGCTTCGCTGGGCGATTTTCTCCATGACGTCACCCATCTCCCGGTTCTGATCGTCATCTCCGGCTTGACCGCCACCGCGTCTCCGGAGGGGGAAGAGCCGGGCCAACTCGACGTCTCCCTGGATCTCACCACCTATCTGAGCCGCAACGGGGAATAG
- a CDS encoding prepilin-type N-terminal cleavage/methylation domain-containing protein codes for MNGAGRTRTEGFSLIEIAIVIMVAAIIIPAVILPFVEATRGMDRPVILGTMAFLAQHEMEKKIVAYNFHSISAWADSPIGGFPGYSSSCTIDPNVTFGPVTEGAKLVTVTVTGGGYDFELVTVKTDWEE; via the coding sequence GTGAACGGCGCCGGCAGAACCAGAACGGAGGGGTTTTCCCTGATCGAAATCGCCATCGTCATCATGGTGGCGGCGATCATCATTCCCGCCGTCATTCTCCCTTTCGTGGAAGCCACCCGCGGGATGGACCGTCCCGTCATTCTGGGGACGATGGCCTTTCTCGCCCAGCACGAGATGGAGAAGAAAATCGTCGCCTACAACTTCCACTCCATCTCCGCCTGGGCCGACTCCCCCATCGGGGGCTTCCCGGGCTACTCCAGTTCCTGCACCATCGACCCCAACGTCACCTTCGGACCGGTCACCGAAGGAGCGAAACTGGTGACGGTGACCGTCACCGGGGGAGGCTACGACTTCGAGTTGGTCACCGTGAAAACGGACTGGGAAGAATGA
- a CDS encoding glycosyltransferase family 39 protein: MSRKPEPPGNGKFPAAVFLAALGVRLLFLFYVFPAGTWVGKYWELGLRLRGVVGPLPAPFFSSPWYVSLTALLQAAGFGPLDVRLGQCLVGAANCVLIWWAGRFFFRENVSRLASAVSVVYFPLVLYDCTLLPATWAIFFNLWALGFAGRWLGSRRHRDLWGAGIWLGLSIVTRPNALLFALGTAAFVFWKGRGALPRRLGRGLIPLLGALAAVVPVTLWNVLAGSAPVPVTASGGWVFYCANNPNANGFAYAPPPGLDELAISYYASPGEKLGYTEHLFSQVLASRNAGRSLSAAEASAYWFARGREYISENPGAYLLLLGRKLAAALNRYEPHDLPEVIERAAAGARLPALGILFPLALSGFFLHRARNTALPRIYLGAYFFSFLILYVTPRYRLAAVPVLVLFAAGFAVDLAACFRRRDARGVALGLIAVALFTGLSWARIPDLEEDRCCKRPAFLAEWRGLTDLRNGDWARAELHFQEALRLFPDSGRARMGLEAARRNRN; encoded by the coding sequence GTGAGCAGGAAGCCGGAACCCCCCGGGAATGGGAAGTTTCCCGCCGCGGTTTTCCTGGCGGCTCTGGGGGTGCGGCTGCTGTTTCTTTTCTACGTGTTCCCTGCCGGAACCTGGGTGGGGAAGTATTGGGAACTGGGGCTGCGGTTGCGGGGAGTCGTGGGGCCGCTCCCGGCCCCTTTTTTTTCAAGCCCCTGGTACGTGTCGCTGACGGCGCTTCTGCAGGCGGCCGGGTTCGGGCCCCTGGACGTGCGCCTGGGACAATGCCTGGTGGGTGCCGCCAACTGCGTTCTGATCTGGTGGGCCGGGCGGTTCTTTTTCCGGGAAAACGTCTCCCGCCTGGCGTCGGCCGTCAGCGTCGTCTACTTCCCCCTGGTGTTGTACGATTGCACGCTGCTTCCCGCGACCTGGGCGATCTTCTTCAACTTGTGGGCGCTGGGCTTCGCGGGGCGGTGGCTGGGCTCCCGTCGCCACCGCGATCTCTGGGGAGCGGGGATCTGGCTGGGGCTGAGCATCGTCACCCGTCCCAATGCCCTCCTCTTCGCCCTGGGCACGGCCGCCTTCGTATTCTGGAAGGGGAGGGGAGCGCTCCCGCGGAGGTTGGGCCGGGGCCTGATCCCGCTTCTGGGGGCCCTGGCCGCGGTGGTCCCGGTCACCCTCTGGAACGTACTGGCCGGATCCGCGCCGGTACCGGTTACCGCCAGCGGCGGATGGGTTTTCTACTGCGCCAACAACCCCAACGCCAACGGGTTCGCCTACGCCCCGCCGCCGGGACTGGACGAGCTGGCGATCTCCTACTACGCCTCTCCCGGCGAGAAGCTCGGCTATACCGAGCATCTTTTTTCCCAGGTCCTGGCCTCGCGCAACGCCGGGAGGTCTCTTTCCGCCGCGGAGGCGTCCGCGTATTGGTTCGCCCGAGGCCGGGAGTATATTTCCGAAAATCCGGGGGCCTACCTCCTGCTGCTCGGCCGCAAGCTGGCGGCGGCCCTCAACCGCTACGAGCCCCACGATCTGCCCGAGGTGATCGAACGGGCGGCGGCGGGCGCGCGGCTCCCCGCGCTGGGGATACTTTTTCCCCTGGCCTTGTCCGGCTTCTTCCTGCACCGCGCCCGGAATACCGCGCTTCCCCGGATCTATCTGGGCGCCTATTTTTTCTCTTTTCTGATCCTGTACGTCACGCCCCGATACCGTCTGGCCGCGGTCCCGGTCTTGGTTCTGTTCGCCGCGGGCTTCGCCGTCGACCTGGCCGCCTGTTTCCGCCGCCGGGACGCCCGCGGAGTAGCCCTGGGCCTGATCGCGGTCGCTCTTTTTACCGGGCTGAGCTGGGCGCGGATACCGGACCTGGAAGAGGACCGGTGCTGCAAACGTCCCGCTTTTTTGGCCGAATGGAGGGGCTTGACGGATCTGCGCAACGGGGATTGGGCGCGCGCCGAACTTCATTTTCAGGAAGCACTGCGCCTTTTTCCGGATTCGGGGCGCGCCCGGATGGGGCTGGAAGCCGCACGGAGAAACCGCAACTGA
- a CDS encoding type II secretion system protein, whose translation MNGRGRHAGARMEGYSLVEMTLVIVLLGILAVSVFHGMLSGVDIYLIATRDYLNLFQEGRTALEKMAREIRETSPGDVSIGTGSVSFTKESDHVTPMDASETVVFSQSGSEIRRTTDLGTFTLVDHVEPGSFAVSQDANGVVTIDFTLTSDRTDIPLRTSIQPRIPDGE comes from the coding sequence ATGAACGGCCGCGGCAGACACGCGGGAGCCCGGATGGAAGGGTACTCCCTGGTGGAGATGACCCTGGTCATCGTCCTGCTCGGGATCCTGGCCGTCAGCGTTTTTCACGGGATGCTCTCGGGGGTCGATATCTACCTGATCGCCACTCGGGATTACCTCAACCTGTTCCAGGAAGGAAGAACCGCCCTGGAGAAGATGGCCCGGGAGATCCGGGAAACCAGCCCGGGCGACGTCAGCATCGGCACCGGGTCGGTCAGTTTCACCAAGGAGTCGGACCACGTCACTCCCATGGACGCCAGCGAGACCGTGGTCTTCAGCCAATCGGGATCGGAGATCCGGCGCACCACCGACCTGGGGACGTTTACCCTGGTCGATCATGTCGAACCCGGATCCTTTGCCGTCAGCCAGGACGCAAACGGCGTGGTGACCATCGATTTCACCCTGACCAGCGATCGGACGGATATCCCGCTGCGGACGTCCATCCAGCCGCGGATTCCCGACGGAGAATGA
- a CDS encoding glycosyltransferase family 39 protein, giving the protein MKTPAETSAARMLLVFFAVMAVVSSLPKSATYDEPGAIRYGRRLLAGHAGRENAGPMPVMALNALGAAVADSAGAGALFGARLVSVAGGLLAGGLVWAWARRVFGAWPATAATALYVFSPTIMAHARLASHDIWAATGFIAAGYCFRNFIEEGGWKKCLAAAAVLGLAQLTKYTCLLLYPIFLFTLAARAALPGARIWVLRRPGRLLGAAALFLLVPLLIVNLGFGFSGTMAPANDYRSPSPPEGEGGGWRLPLPYPYLNGIVWAAEKERTGEGFGYMYLKGETRKTGGFPDYYVWAVLYKVPIPMLILALLALVSAFSRRETPRMLPEGIHLLSVPLFLFLYFSLAVNVNLGIRYLLPAFPFVIVFVASLFAVPDRGRVSPALYAVLTIWLVVSGYSWYPHLLSYFNEFLPERKGAYLLLADSNLDWGQNLPYLEEYVRRHPGVVVSPPFPVSGRIVVSVNELVGVWGPKKYAWLRNNFLPVETIAYSYLVYDVGAAELKVRGLQP; this is encoded by the coding sequence ATGAAAACGCCCGCGGAAACCTCCGCGGCCAGGATGCTGCTGGTTTTTTTCGCCGTTATGGCCGTCGTTTCCTCACTCCCCAAGTCGGCCACGTACGACGAGCCCGGGGCGATCCGCTACGGCCGGCGCCTGCTCGCCGGCCACGCCGGGAGGGAAAACGCGGGTCCGATGCCGGTGATGGCCCTCAACGCCCTGGGCGCGGCGGTGGCCGACAGCGCCGGGGCGGGGGCTCTCTTCGGCGCCAGGCTGGTCTCGGTGGCCGGAGGCCTTCTGGCCGGGGGACTGGTCTGGGCCTGGGCCCGGCGCGTTTTCGGAGCCTGGCCGGCGACGGCGGCGACGGCGCTCTATGTTTTTTCCCCGACGATCATGGCTCATGCCCGCCTGGCATCCCACGATATCTGGGCGGCGACCGGCTTCATCGCCGCCGGGTACTGTTTCCGCAATTTCATCGAGGAAGGCGGTTGGAAGAAGTGCCTGGCCGCCGCCGCGGTGCTGGGGCTCGCCCAACTGACCAAATACACCTGTCTGCTGCTTTACCCGATATTCCTGTTCACGCTGGCGGCGCGAGCCGCACTCCCCGGAGCCCGGATCTGGGTACTGCGCCGCCCCGGGCGCCTGCTCGGTGCCGCCGCCCTTTTTCTCCTCGTCCCGCTGCTCATCGTCAACCTGGGCTTCGGTTTTTCCGGGACCATGGCGCCGGCGAACGATTACCGCTCTCCCTCTCCCCCGGAGGGGGAGGGCGGGGGGTGGAGGCTGCCGCTCCCCTACCCCTATCTCAACGGAATCGTCTGGGCCGCGGAGAAGGAGCGCACCGGCGAGGGGTTCGGCTACATGTACCTGAAAGGGGAAACCCGCAAGACCGGGGGGTTCCCCGATTATTATGTGTGGGCCGTTCTCTATAAGGTCCCGATCCCGATGTTGATTCTGGCTCTACTGGCCCTGGTTTCGGCGTTCTCCCGCCGGGAAACGCCGCGAATGCTTCCGGAAGGGATCCACCTGCTGAGCGTTCCGCTCTTTCTTTTTCTCTATTTCAGCCTGGCGGTGAACGTGAACCTCGGCATCCGCTATCTTCTGCCGGCTTTCCCCTTCGTGATCGTCTTCGTGGCCTCGCTTTTCGCCGTGCCCGACCGAGGGCGGGTCTCCCCGGCCCTCTACGCGGTGTTGACGATTTGGCTGGTCGTTTCCGGCTACTCCTGGTACCCGCACCTGCTGTCGTATTTCAACGAGTTTCTGCCCGAGCGAAAGGGAGCCTATCTGCTCCTCGCCGATTCCAACCTCGATTGGGGGCAGAACCTGCCGTACCTGGAAGAGTACGTCCGCCGCCACCCCGGTGTCGTGGTTTCTCCGCCGTTCCCGGTTTCCGGCCGGATCGTCGTTTCCGTCAACGAACTGGTCGGGGTATGGGGGCCGAAGAAGTACGCGTGGTTGCGGAACAATTTTCTGCCGGTCGAAACCATCGCTTATTCATACCTGGTGTACGACGTCGGCGCCGCTGAGCTGAAGGTACGGGGGCTGCAGCCGTGA
- a CDS encoding secretin N-terminal domain-containing protein gives MNVPLKSLAVATLVVISAVGRPAHRLAAQESPPVPEPARKSTPASAVAVPAPTAVPTPPGPESLDAALSQRHSFRFVNEDIRVVLRGLARAYEFNITIAPEVTGKVTADFQNVKIRDVIDNILKDYGYGYRESGDILRITTLEKLKIEDENEAIRKEAQAKRLEAEKKQAEAELAKEPVIIKVFRLKYIDATNVQAAIEPLLSVAGVNQPAGTAVVLETKQFTGFAFENVTTYSAARSTEETRDFVRSNTLIVKDKESVVAEIGRVIEQLDRKPYQIMIDAKLIEVPINQDFRLGLDWSGALDQLKIDVTGASVGLSKSYEKTRTSTGSVTRSSGNEWENTNLSSREISDEASAEHSLINDSGINYTASNSTGPYQINSNRQESVVSHSDTALSSSADSTTYFDNYINSIVDQVESIAKAGNTASMVLSAADFSVLISALESDSDITILSNPRIIVHENYAANIFVGQRYPILSTEFDAAGGASAGAVGGTKVEEWREIGIALKVIPQLRKTASNAWAINMIVHPAVSNIEGYAIAYTPTGQVYQSTYPIISIREADTNVTIGDGDTIVIGGLVDSYTADEESKIPLLGDIPILGYLFKEEHTATKKTNLLIFITARVVEESRLSAYEKLMLEKAPPESLEDVGYVSDDRVRPYLYRNIDEPDLKPTPVPSDEGSGPGGEGAESPGSAETGRQTKARERMKR, from the coding sequence ATGAACGTTCCCCTGAAATCGTTGGCGGTCGCAACCCTGGTGGTTATCTCCGCGGTCGGCCGGCCGGCCCACCGCCTGGCGGCCCAGGAGTCCCCTCCCGTTCCGGAACCGGCCCGAAAATCCACGCCGGCTTCGGCGGTCGCCGTTCCCGCGCCGACCGCGGTCCCCACCCCTCCCGGGCCCGAATCGCTGGACGCGGCGCTCTCCCAGCGCCATTCCTTCCGTTTCGTCAACGAGGATATCCGGGTCGTCCTGCGGGGCCTGGCCCGGGCCTACGAGTTCAATATCACCATCGCCCCCGAGGTTACGGGGAAGGTTACCGCCGATTTCCAGAACGTCAAAATCCGCGACGTCATCGACAATATTCTCAAGGATTACGGTTACGGTTACCGCGAGTCGGGGGACATACTCCGGATTACCACCCTGGAGAAACTCAAGATCGAGGACGAGAACGAAGCCATCAGGAAGGAAGCCCAGGCCAAGCGCCTGGAGGCGGAAAAGAAACAGGCCGAAGCCGAACTGGCCAAGGAGCCCGTAATCATCAAGGTTTTCCGGCTTAAGTATATCGACGCCACCAACGTCCAGGCCGCGATCGAGCCGCTCCTTTCCGTCGCCGGGGTCAACCAGCCCGCGGGCACGGCCGTGGTCCTGGAAACCAAGCAGTTCACCGGGTTCGCCTTCGAGAACGTCACCACCTACTCCGCCGCCCGGAGCACCGAGGAAACCCGCGATTTCGTGCGGTCCAACACCCTGATCGTCAAGGACAAGGAGTCGGTGGTCGCCGAAATCGGCAGGGTCATCGAACAACTCGACCGCAAGCCCTACCAGATCATGATCGACGCCAAGCTGATCGAAGTCCCCATCAACCAGGATTTCCGCCTGGGGCTGGACTGGTCGGGAGCGCTCGATCAGTTGAAGATCGACGTCACCGGCGCCAGCGTCGGCTTGAGCAAGTCGTATGAAAAAACCAGGACTTCCACCGGCTCCGTGACCCGCAGCTCGGGCAACGAGTGGGAAAACACCAACCTGTCCAGCCGTGAAATTTCCGACGAGGCTTCGGCCGAGCACAGCCTCATCAACGATTCCGGCATCAATTACACCGCCAGCAACTCCACCGGTCCCTACCAGATCAACAGCAACCGACAGGAGAGCGTCGTTTCCCACAGCGACACCGCCCTTTCCAGCAGCGCCGACAGTACCACCTACTTCGACAATTACATCAACAGCATCGTCGATCAGGTCGAGTCCATCGCCAAGGCGGGGAATACCGCCAGCATGGTCCTTTCCGCCGCCGATTTCAGCGTTCTCATCAGCGCCCTGGAATCGGACTCCGACATCACCATCCTCTCCAACCCCCGGATCATCGTTCATGAAAATTACGCGGCCAACATTTTCGTCGGGCAGCGCTATCCTATTCTTTCCACCGAGTTCGATGCCGCCGGGGGCGCCTCGGCGGGAGCGGTGGGCGGGACCAAGGTGGAGGAATGGCGGGAGATCGGGATCGCCCTGAAGGTCATACCCCAGCTGCGCAAAACCGCCAGCAACGCCTGGGCGATCAACATGATCGTCCACCCGGCCGTAAGCAACATCGAAGGCTACGCCATCGCCTACACCCCCACCGGGCAGGTCTATCAGTCGACCTACCCGATCATCTCCATCCGGGAGGCCGACACCAACGTCACCATCGGGGACGGGGATACCATCGTCATCGGCGGCCTGGTCGACAGCTACACCGCCGACGAGGAGAGCAAGATCCCCCTGCTCGGGGACATTCCCATTCTCGGGTACCTCTTCAAAGAGGAGCATACCGCCACCAAGAAAACGAACCTGCTCATCTTCATCACCGCCAGGGTGGTGGAGGAAAGCCGACTTTCGGCATACGAGAAGTTGATGCTGGAAAAAGCCCCTCCGGAATCGCTGGAAGACGTCGGCTATGTCTCCGACGACCGGGTCCGGCCGTACCTTTACCGCAATATCGACGAACCGGATCTGAAGCCGACTCCGGTGCCGTCCGACGAGGGGAGCGGCCCCGGCGGCGAAGGGGCCGAAAGTCCGGGCTCCGCCGAAACCGGCAGGCAAACCAAAGCGCGCGAGAGGATGAAGCGATGA
- a CDS encoding lysylphosphatidylglycerol synthase transmembrane domain-containing protein: MKKTLRFVASLLLTAGLLWLLFRKVDLSAVSERLAESAPGPVAGAVALSFLTNCCLASWRWAYILDRLGADIGFGEAFAVKMGSSPIKSLLPFRSGEASRVLYLKRRHGFSALRGTASVALELGSNLAVFGMMVVAGGIVFGAGLDGAVLFLGCALFLGAAGLALLSRPRARRQVRERVEKMRPGRCRDLIRAVLSIPGALGPGPMLRIFLFSLAIQAGKLLGFFLAGKALGIRFPAPVFLVALPFSILISTIPITVLGIGLRENSLAGLVPLFCAVPEAGIVGTALLFSLAEYVFPALLGFGWTRSFLDGLIRRSPSRTSPPAT, translated from the coding sequence GTGAAAAAAACGCTGCGCTTTGTTGCCTCCCTGCTCCTCACGGCCGGGTTGCTCTGGCTCCTGTTCCGGAAAGTCGATCTTTCGGCGGTATCGGAACGGCTGGCGGAGAGCGCGCCGGGGCCGGTGGCGGGAGCCGTCGCGCTCTCCTTTCTCACCAACTGTTGTCTTGCGTCCTGGCGCTGGGCGTACATACTCGACCGCCTGGGAGCGGACATCGGTTTCGGCGAAGCGTTCGCCGTCAAAATGGGATCCTCCCCCATCAAGAGCCTGCTCCCCTTCCGTTCCGGCGAAGCTTCCCGGGTCCTTTATCTGAAGCGGAGGCACGGGTTCTCGGCCCTGCGCGGGACCGCGTCGGTCGCGCTCGAGCTGGGAAGCAACCTGGCCGTTTTCGGGATGATGGTGGTCGCGGGTGGGATCGTCTTCGGCGCCGGGCTGGACGGAGCGGTCCTTTTCCTGGGTTGCGCCCTGTTCCTGGGCGCGGCGGGGCTGGCGCTCCTCAGCCGTCCCCGCGCCCGGCGACAGGTGCGGGAGCGGGTGGAGAAGATGAGACCGGGCAGGTGCCGGGATCTGATCCGGGCGGTCTTGAGCATCCCCGGCGCCCTGGGACCGGGGCCGATGCTGCGCATATTTCTTTTTTCCCTCGCTATTCAAGCGGGAAAGCTTCTGGGTTTTTTCCTGGCCGGGAAAGCCCTGGGAATTCGGTTTCCGGCGCCGGTGTTCCTCGTCGCCCTCCCTTTTTCCATCCTCATTTCGACCATCCCCATCACGGTTCTCGGTATCGGTCTGCGGGAAAACTCCCTGGCGGGCCTGGTTCCCCTTTTCTGCGCGGTGCCCGAGGCGGGGATAGTGGGAACGGCTCTGCTTTTCTCGCTGGCCGAGTATGTCTTCCCCGCCCTGCTCGGCTTCGGCTGGACCCGATCCTTTTTGGACGGCTTGATCCGGAGAAGCCCCTCAAGAACCTCGCCGCCCGCAACCTGA
- a CDS encoding prepilin-type N-terminal cleavage/methylation domain-containing protein — protein sequence MKGFTVLEIIIVLLVLAIVASAVIPKMIDTDSLGARVAAEVAATDIRAVQANAIFTGAPSAIVFTSGWSEYSAQGLLPPLRVLPSGATAGGSYSITFNGLGEPNFSSAQTLTFVNGGGSTDLTVEPLTGKVTVGGS from the coding sequence ATGAAGGGCTTCACGGTGCTGGAAATTATCATTGTGCTTCTGGTCCTGGCCATCGTGGCCTCGGCGGTCATCCCCAAGATGATCGATACCGACTCTCTGGGGGCCAGGGTGGCGGCCGAAGTGGCGGCCACCGATATCCGGGCGGTTCAGGCCAACGCCATTTTCACCGGAGCTCCCAGCGCCATCGTTTTCACGTCGGGCTGGAGCGAATACAGCGCCCAGGGGCTCCTCCCTCCCCTGCGGGTGCTCCCCAGCGGGGCCACGGCCGGGGGCAGCTACAGCATCACCTTCAACGGTCTGGGGGAACCGAATTTTTCCTCCGCCCAGACCCTGACCTTCGTGAACGGGGGCGGGAGCACCGATCTGACCGTGGAACCCCTGACCGGAAAAGTGACGGTAGGCGGATCGTGA
- a CDS encoding glycosyltransferase family 39 protein: MSFRWRAALASAAIAAAAGIVYLPALSAPFVYDDLDYIVHNGFVKDPGNLAELAGYGYFAGTGKPRYRPVSAAGYFAGYALFGLDASGHRLFKVVLHAFNGVLLFFLIGRWSRGAGPAAFAALLFVLHPLAVESVVCIAFNDDIFCLLFLLAALLFALEYLDRGGGARLAVSVCCLLLSCFSKENGLVFFPLLVVLCLASGRRRTRWRAWVLWAAAGAVYALVRFRLFPGPAMETVTPVEPFARIGLGASVALADLRLLFLPLGLSPVYPVGGLYPGLAARPFEVVALVAAAALLLAGVSGNRFRKIGAAWLGITLLPGLHLTALPQALADRYLYIPLAGWGMVMAGLAAAGERNRFGARAVPAAIVLVSLAVLTVSYGRMWVDPLRLWEHAWDRAPASAAAAVNLGMEKLGRGRGPEAEALFQTALDLPAPPRQRAAALTGLADLSHGRGEDARARMLLGAAVRCDPADARAVKRLAWLVLQEGDIVGADRLLAYAVRLNPWDYEAWSLRGASAAERKEWAAAERLMKRALRLNPDFREGRENLALLRRLREERTR, translated from the coding sequence GTGAGCTTCCGCTGGAGGGCAGCGCTGGCCTCGGCGGCGATAGCCGCCGCCGCCGGGATCGTATACCTGCCGGCGCTGTCGGCGCCGTTCGTTTACGACGATCTCGACTATATCGTCCATAACGGGTTCGTCAAGGACCCGGGCAACCTGGCGGAGCTGGCGGGGTACGGGTATTTCGCCGGCACCGGCAAACCGCGGTACCGGCCGGTGTCGGCGGCCGGTTACTTCGCCGGATATGCGCTCTTCGGTCTCGATGCCTCCGGCCACCGGCTCTTCAAAGTCGTTCTCCACGCCTTCAACGGCGTTCTCCTTTTTTTCCTGATCGGGCGCTGGTCGCGGGGCGCGGGCCCGGCCGCCTTCGCGGCGCTCTTGTTCGTTCTTCATCCCCTCGCCGTGGAGAGCGTGGTCTGTATCGCTTTCAACGACGACATTTTCTGCCTGCTCTTCCTGCTTGCGGCCCTTCTTTTTGCCCTGGAGTACCTGGATCGGGGAGGCGGGGCGCGGCTGGCGGTTTCGGTATGTTGTCTGCTCCTGTCCTGTTTTTCCAAGGAAAACGGCCTGGTCTTTTTCCCCCTGCTGGTGGTCCTGTGCCTGGCTTCGGGTCGGAGGCGGACGCGGTGGCGGGCCTGGGTGCTTTGGGCGGCGGCTGGGGCGGTGTACGCTTTGGTCCGTTTCCGTCTCTTCCCCGGCCCGGCAATGGAGACGGTCACTCCCGTTGAGCCCTTCGCCCGGATCGGGTTGGGGGCCTCGGTGGCGCTGGCCGATCTGAGGCTTCTCTTTCTCCCCCTGGGGCTGAGCCCGGTCTATCCCGTCGGCGGTCTTTATCCCGGATTGGCCGCGCGCCCGTTTGAGGTCGTGGCTCTCGTCGCGGCGGCCGCGCTTTTGCTCGCCGGCGTTTCCGGGAACCGTTTCCGGAAAATCGGCGCGGCCTGGCTGGGGATAACGCTGCTGCCGGGACTTCACCTCACGGCGCTTCCCCAGGCACTGGCCGACCGGTATCTCTATATCCCCTTGGCGGGGTGGGGGATGGTCATGGCCGGGTTGGCGGCGGCCGGGGAACGGAACCGGTTCGGCGCCCGGGCCGTCCCGGCGGCGATCGTCCTGGTTTCCCTGGCGGTTCTCACCGTCAGTTACGGGCGGATGTGGGTCGATCCGCTTCGGCTCTGGGAACACGCCTGGGACCGCGCCCCCGCCAGCGCCGCGGCCGCGGTCAACCTGGGGATGGAGAAGCTTGGGCGCGGCCGCGGACCGGAAGCGGAGGCCCTGTTCCAAACCGCCCTCGACCTGCCCGCGCCGCCGCGGCAACGGGCCGCGGCTTTGACGGGACTGGCCGATCTCAGTCACGGCCGCGGTGAAGACGCCCGGGCCCGGATGTTGCTCGGCGCAGCCGTGCGCTGCGACCCGGCGGACGCCCGGGCGGTCAAACGGTTGGCGTGGCTGGTTCTTCAGGAAGGGGATATAGTCGGCGCCGACCGCTTGCTGGCCTACGCCGTGCGCCTGAACCCGTGGGATTATGAGGCCTGGTCGCTGAGGGGGGCGTCCGCCGCCGAGCGGAAGGAATGGGCCGCCGCCGAGCGTTTGATGAAGCGGGCGCTGCGCTTGAACCCCGATTTCAGGGAAGGACGCGAAAATCTGGCGCTGCTGCGGCGGTTGCGGGAGGAGAGAACACGATGA